The sequence TCGGCGCAGTTCCGTAAACTATGCCGTAGCGATTTCCTGAATTATCTGCGAGTGCGTGAATGGCAGGATATCTATACCCAACTACGACAGGTTGTAAAAGAATTGGGTATTCCGGTCAATAGCGTGGCTGCGGATTATCGCAGTGTTCACACCGCAATTCTGACTGGGTTACTGTCACATATCGGCCAGAAAGACGTTGAAAAGCAAGAGTATACCGGTGCGCGCAATGCGCGTTTTGCTATCTTCCCAGGTTCTGGTTTATTCAAAAAACCGCCAAAATGGAGCATGGTTGCAGAGTTAGTTGAAACCAGCCGCTTATGGGGGCGCATTGCTGCTCGGATAGAGCCGGAATGGATTGAACCCTTGGCACAACATTTGGTTAAACACCATTATAGCGACCCCCATTGGGAGAAAGCGCAAGGGGCCGTGATGGCCAGTGAGAAAGTGACCTTATTTGGGTTGCCTATCGTGGCGGAGCGCAAAATCAATTATGGCCCAATTGACCCGCCATTGTGCCGTGAGCTGTTCATCCGCCATGGTTTGGTTGAGGGCGACTGGCAGACACGTCATGCTTTTTTCCGTGCTAATTTAAAGTTATTGGCTGAAGTTGAAGAACTGGAGCATAAATCTCGTCGTCGCGACATTCTGGTTGATGATGAAACCCTGTTTAGCTTCTATGACCAGCGCATTGGCCGCGATGTTATTTCCGCGCGTCATTTTGATAGCTGGTGGAAAACCGTCAGTCAAACGCAACCTGAGCTGCTTAACTTTGAAAAAACCATGCTTATCAAGGATGGGGCGAACAAAGTTAACCCGCTGGATTATCCGAATTTTTGGTATCAAGGGTCACTCAAATTACGGCTTTCTTATCAATTTGAGCCGGGTACTGATGCCGATGGGGTCACCGTACACATTCCATTGCCAATCCTGAATCAGGTTCAGGAACAAGGTTTTGATTGGCAAATTCCAGGAATTCGCCGTGAACTGGTGGTGGCGCTTATCAAATCGTTACCTAAGCCAGTTCGTCGCAATTTTGTGCCAGCACCTAACTACGCTGAGGCTTTTTTAGCCCGCGCGACACCATTGGAAACCAGTCTGCTGGAAGCATTAGAACGTGAGCTGCGGCGCATGACTGGAGTGACAGTGTCACGCGAAAGCTGGCAATGGGAGCAGGTGCCCGACCATCTGAAAATGACGTTCCGGGTGCTGGATGATAAAAATCGCACTTTGCGCGAGGGTAAAGATCTTGCGGCCTTAAAGCTACAACTGCAAGAGAAGGTGCAAGAGACGCTTTCTGCTGTTGCCGATGACGGTATTGAGCAAAATGACTTACATATCTGGAGCTTCGGCTCACTTCCTATGTGCTACGAACAACGCCGGGGTGGATACGAAGTCAAAGCATACCCGGCACTGGTTGATGAGAAAGACAGTGTTGCAATCCGCTTATTTGATACGGAATCTCAGCAGCAACAGGCGATGTGGCAGGGGACTCGGCGGTTACTATTGCTAAATATTCCTTCTCCAATTAAGTACTTACATGAAAAACTACCAAACAAATCCAAACTTGGCCTCTATTTCAATACTTATGGCAAAGTGATGGATCTGATTGATGATTGCATTGCTTGCGGAGTGGATAAACTTGTCGCGCAATACGGCGGGCCGGTGTGGCAAGAGGCTGATTTTGCTCGGTTACAAGAAAAAGTACGCGCAGAGCTAAACGAAACGGTTGTGGATATTGCCCGGCAAGTTGAACAAATACTCACCACCGTATTCGGTATTAATAAGCGCTTAAAAGGCCGGGTTGATATCTCGCAAGCACTGGCACTTTCAGATATCAAAGCACAACTTGGCGGCCTGATTTATCGCGGCTTTGTCACTAATAATGGCTGGAAACGTTTACCGGATACCTTGCGGTATTTACAAGCTATTGAGCGCCGGATGGAAAAGTTAGCAGTAGATCCTCATCGCGATCGTGCCCAAATGCAACGAGTGGAACATGTGCAGCAGATGTGGCAGCAATGGCTCCATAAATTGCCGCCTAAACGCCAACAAGATGAAGACGTTAAAGAAGTTCGTTGGATGATTGAAGAGCTGCGAGTGAGCTTATTTGCCCAACAATTGGGGACACCTTACCCCATTTCCGACAAGCGTATTTTGCAAACTATCGAACATCTCTCTACTTAATAGAAAATGAATACCTCCGCGCCTGATTATCCTGAACTCAGGCGCGGGGCTTTTCATTGGTCTGCCCCGCGTTCAACCTCGAAATTCATATGATTAAGCTACCCCAATGCATTCTGATTATGTCATTGATGAAAGCTGCTAATTTTCATGCAAAGCCCCTCGAAAAAAAACAATTAACTGGCTAATTCAATGACAGTGTTATTGCCCAGGCCTTTAACTGCGGGTATATCTGCCGTGGCGATAAGGCGGCTTGTTCAAAGTTTGTCTGATTGTGGGTCACCATGTTTGATTACATTTGGTGGGTTTGATAGAGTTTTTGTGGAGCAGGGATTGCTTATGTATATGGTTAGTTTGTTGAGGTTGGCCCAAAGAGAGTTGTTGAAGTTGCCGCCAGGGATACAGGCGGCCTTGATTAAGGCGCTTGATGAGTTAGAGGCTTATGGTCATGAGTTGCGAGAGCCTGTAGTGCGGGATTTA comes from Yersinia canariae and encodes:
- the hrpA gene encoding ATP-dependent RNA helicase HrpA yields the protein MKSSLAALSSQLGELMLRDQQRMRRRLQGAQKVHNPAAVEAITREIDAEIAAAMQRVISRRAACPAITYPENLPVSQKKQDIYNAIRDHQVVIVAGETGSGKTTQIPKICLELGRGIKGVIGHTQPRRLAARTVANRIADELDTSLGGCVGYKVRFNDQVGENTLVKLMTDGILLAEIQQDRLLMQYDTLIIDEAHERSLNIDFILGYLRELLPKRPDLKVIITSATIDPQRFSRHFNNAPIIEVSGRTYPVEVRYRPIVDDADDVDRDQLQAIFDAVDELGRESPGDILIFMSGEREIRDTADALMKQNLPHTEVLPLYARLSNSEQNRVFQSHHGRRIVLATNVAETSLTVPGIKYVIDPGTARISRYSFRTKVQRLPIEPVSQASANQRKGRCGRVSDGICIRLYSEQDFLSRPEFTDPEILRTNLASVILQMTSLGLGDIAAFPFVEAPDKRNIQDGVRLLEELGAIQTASNGHQQLTPLGRQLAQLPVDPRLARMVLEAQKSGSVRELMIITSALSIQDPRERPTDKQQASDEKHRRFADKDSDFLAFVNLWDYLKEQQKALSSAQFRKLCRSDFLNYLRVREWQDIYTQLRQVVKELGIPVNSVAADYRSVHTAILTGLLSHIGQKDVEKQEYTGARNARFAIFPGSGLFKKPPKWSMVAELVETSRLWGRIAARIEPEWIEPLAQHLVKHHYSDPHWEKAQGAVMASEKVTLFGLPIVAERKINYGPIDPPLCRELFIRHGLVEGDWQTRHAFFRANLKLLAEVEELEHKSRRRDILVDDETLFSFYDQRIGRDVISARHFDSWWKTVSQTQPELLNFEKTMLIKDGANKVNPLDYPNFWYQGSLKLRLSYQFEPGTDADGVTVHIPLPILNQVQEQGFDWQIPGIRRELVVALIKSLPKPVRRNFVPAPNYAEAFLARATPLETSLLEALERELRRMTGVTVSRESWQWEQVPDHLKMTFRVLDDKNRTLREGKDLAALKLQLQEKVQETLSAVADDGIEQNDLHIWSFGSLPMCYEQRRGGYEVKAYPALVDEKDSVAIRLFDTESQQQQAMWQGTRRLLLLNIPSPIKYLHEKLPNKSKLGLYFNTYGKVMDLIDDCIACGVDKLVAQYGGPVWQEADFARLQEKVRAELNETVVDIARQVEQILTTVFGINKRLKGRVDISQALALSDIKAQLGGLIYRGFVTNNGWKRLPDTLRYLQAIERRMEKLAVDPHRDRAQMQRVEHVQQMWQQWLHKLPPKRQQDEDVKEVRWMIEELRVSLFAQQLGTPYPISDKRILQTIEHLST